A single window of Rhodococcus jostii RHA1 DNA harbors:
- a CDS encoding carbohydrate ABC transporter permease has protein sequence MSTDTAAAPVESTPTAPETKRARKHRKFSPWSVVAWIVALGFFFPVAWMVLTAFKQEGDAYTTPPKLFFTPTLDQFKAVLDSGIGTALLNSAFATAMSTILVLVLGVPAAFALSLRPVRKTKDALFFFISTKMLPIVAAIIPLYVIVNDIGLLDNIWALVILYTAMNLPIAVWMMRSFFLEVPGELLEAASMDGASLWTSVREVILPLVSPGIAATALICVIFSWNEFFFAVNLTAVQAQTIPVFLVGFITGEGLYWARLSAAATLAALPVILAGWVAQNKLVRGLSFGAIK, from the coding sequence ATGAGTACCGACACTGCGGCGGCGCCGGTGGAGTCCACCCCCACCGCGCCGGAGACGAAGCGGGCGCGCAAGCACCGCAAGTTCAGCCCGTGGAGCGTGGTGGCGTGGATCGTGGCGCTCGGCTTCTTCTTCCCTGTGGCGTGGATGGTGCTCACCGCGTTCAAGCAGGAGGGCGACGCCTACACGACTCCGCCGAAACTGTTCTTCACGCCCACCCTGGACCAGTTCAAGGCAGTGCTCGACAGCGGAATCGGCACGGCACTGCTGAATTCGGCGTTCGCGACCGCCATGTCGACGATCCTCGTGCTCGTGCTCGGTGTGCCGGCGGCGTTCGCGCTGTCGCTGCGACCGGTCCGCAAGACGAAGGACGCCCTGTTCTTCTTCATCAGCACGAAGATGCTCCCGATCGTCGCCGCGATCATCCCGCTGTACGTGATCGTCAACGACATCGGTTTGCTCGACAACATCTGGGCGCTGGTGATCCTGTACACGGCGATGAACCTGCCCATCGCGGTGTGGATGATGCGTTCGTTCTTCCTCGAGGTCCCCGGTGAGCTGCTCGAGGCCGCGAGCATGGACGGCGCGAGCCTGTGGACGTCGGTGCGCGAGGTGATCCTTCCGCTCGTGTCGCCCGGCATCGCGGCCACCGCGTTGATCTGCGTGATCTTCTCGTGGAACGAATTCTTCTTCGCAGTCAACCTCACCGCCGTTCAGGCGCAGACCATTCCGGTGTTCCTCGTCGGATTCATCACCGGTGAGGGCCTGTACTGGGCCCGGCTGTCGGCAGCGGCGACGCTGGCGGCGCTCCCGGTCATCCTGGCCGGCTGGGTCGCACAGAACAAACTGGTCCGCGGCCTGTCCTTCGGTGCGATCAAATGA
- a CDS encoding carbohydrate ABC transporter permease, translated as MTTIAEKPTANDTADRVRELREAKDDSVSRAEGWRRRGPLLPALIFMIVVTQIPFLFTLYYSTQSWNLVRPGSQAFVGLQNYVDVFQDSQFREVAVNTVILIVGTVLISVVLGLLLALLLDRAFLGRGIVRTLLITPFLVTPVAGALLWKTTMFDPVFGIVNFVLSPFGVGQVDWVSKFPLAAVMVNLIWQWTPFMMLLILAGLQSMPRDILEAARVDGAKPIAMFRELTLPHLRRFIELGAVLGAIYLINTFDAIYMMTQGGPGTASANLPFYIYQRAFLGFDIGQAAAMGVIVVIATIVVATLALRLIFKSFTGNEEAA; from the coding sequence ATGACAACCATTGCCGAGAAACCCACCGCGAACGACACCGCCGACCGGGTGCGGGAACTGCGGGAGGCCAAGGACGACAGCGTCTCCCGCGCCGAGGGATGGCGTCGCCGGGGGCCGTTGCTGCCCGCTCTGATCTTCATGATCGTGGTGACCCAGATCCCGTTCCTGTTCACGCTGTACTACTCGACGCAGTCCTGGAACCTGGTGCGTCCGGGCTCCCAGGCGTTCGTCGGACTGCAGAACTACGTGGACGTGTTCCAGGACAGCCAGTTCCGTGAGGTCGCGGTCAACACCGTGATCCTGATCGTCGGTACCGTGCTGATCTCGGTGGTGCTCGGGTTGCTGCTCGCCCTGCTGCTCGACCGTGCCTTCCTGGGCCGCGGCATCGTGCGCACGCTCCTCATCACCCCGTTCCTGGTGACACCCGTCGCCGGTGCGCTGCTGTGGAAGACCACGATGTTCGACCCGGTGTTCGGCATCGTCAACTTCGTCCTCTCCCCGTTCGGGGTGGGACAGGTCGACTGGGTCAGCAAGTTCCCGCTCGCCGCGGTCATGGTGAACCTGATCTGGCAGTGGACCCCGTTCATGATGCTGCTGATCCTGGCGGGTCTGCAGTCCATGCCGCGCGACATCCTCGAGGCGGCACGGGTGGACGGCGCCAAGCCGATCGCGATGTTCCGCGAACTGACGCTCCCACATCTGCGCCGGTTCATCGAACTCGGCGCGGTGCTGGGCGCGATCTACCTGATCAACACGTTCGACGCCATCTACATGATGACCCAGGGCGGGCCGGGCACCGCCAGTGCCAACCTGCCCTTCTACATCTATCAGCGCGCATTCCTCGGTTTCGACATCGGGCAGGCCGCAGCGATGGGCGTCATCGTCGTGATCGCGACCATCGTCGTCGCGACCCTGGCGCTGCGCCTGATCTTCAAGAGCTTTACCGGTAACGAGGAGGCAGCGTAA